A window of the Erpetoichthys calabaricus chromosome 10, fErpCal1.3, whole genome shotgun sequence genome harbors these coding sequences:
- the si:ch211-106k21.5 gene encoding uncharacterized protein si:ch211-106k21.5 isoform X2 has product MGFAGHLLRMVISWQFLLLSEMALVEGNSRNCSCSLASDFETYDFNMNSQICCLNFSGSTVGTLRWSNFSGMSELKILDLSSSSIEEIIHSDDGSILLEVIYLERNLLKFLPETFLANAPNLRVLHLEENKLQKLPDTFLRESNHLEELYLDFNHLSNLPPGFVKPSLKRLVLSNNTWECSCSLYDELQNYRHLPKAGNGGYELGLKCSTPKHYIGKSLEAMQRSELCRSHGLTALFILLPLCFVLLIMLCWCCGRRKKSKEASFDLAKPETQLATVDRNGTKGFLDRQHHYVPCEVALPNDGEKNILLKNQLMLRPSAALLGSSRDLYEEVEIKLGASVDSLTHPEDSCPASPDLCIEEGDKFMEENKPDVEVVSVTEVLRDSADREKLYLAQSTDYYNLVPGIDLEDSDHCEYENVDLS; this is encoded by the coding sequence GTCACTTGTTAAGGATGGTGATATCCTGGCAGTTTCTACTCCTTTCTGAGATGGCACTTGTCGAAGGTAACAGCAGGAACTGCTCCTGTTCATTAGCATCAGACTTCGAGACATATGACTTCAATATGAATTCTCAGATCTGCTGTCTAAATTTCTCCGGATCTACTGTCGGCACCCTTCGATGGAGCAACTTTTCAGGCATGTCTGAGCTAAAAATTCTTGACCTTTCATCGAGTTCAATTGAGGAAATAATACACAGTGATGATGGCAGCATCTTGCTGGAGGTTATCTACTTGGAGCGGAATCTTTTAAAGTTTCTTCCAGAGACTTTCTTGGCCAATGCACCAAATCTAAGAGTCCTGCACCTAGAGGAAAACAAGCTGCAAAAACTGCCAGACACTTTTCTTCGAGAATCCAACCATCTTGAAGAACTGTATCTGGATTTCAACCATTTGTCTAATCTTCCTCCTGGATTTGTGAAGCCAAGCCTAAAGAGATTAGTACTTTCTAACAACACCTGGGAATGTTCCTGCTCATTATACGATGAACTTCAGAACTACCGTCACCTGCCCAAAGCTGGAAATGGAGGATATGAACTGGGCTTAAAATGTTCCACCCCAAAACATTACATAGGAAAAAGTCTGGAGGCCATGCAGAGGTCTGAGTTATGTAGGTCACATGGATTAACAGCTCTCTTTATTCTGTTGCcactttgttttgttcttctgaTTATGCTTTGTTGGTGTtgtggaaggaggaaaaaaagcaAGGAAGCCAGCTTTGATCTGGCAAAACCAGAAACACAGCTGGCAACAGTGGATAGGAATGGAACAAAAGGGTTTTTGGACCGGCAGCACCATTATGTTCCCTGTGAGGTGGCACTGCCCAATGATGGAGAGAAAAACATTCTTCTGAAGAACCAGCTAATGCTGAGGCCTTCGGCTGCTTTACTAGGCAGTAGTCGTGACCTTTACGAGGAAGTAGAAATCAAACTCGGTGCCTCTGTGGATTCTCTGACCCATCCAGAGGATTCCTGTCCAGCCTCACCAGACCTCTGTATTGAGGAAGGAGACAAGTTTATGGAAGAAAACAAACCTGATGTTGAAGTGGTGAGTGTCACTGAAGTTCTGAGAGATTCAGCAGACAGAGAAAAACTATATCTCGCCCAGTCGACGGATTATTATAACCTTGTTCCCGGTATTGATCTCGAAGACTCTGATCATTGTGAATATGAAAATGTGGACCTGTCCTGA
- the si:ch211-106k21.5 gene encoding uncharacterized protein si:ch211-106k21.5 isoform X1: MENTVSRGYKCHLLRMVISWQFLLLSEMALVEGNSRNCSCSLASDFETYDFNMNSQICCLNFSGSTVGTLRWSNFSGMSELKILDLSSSSIEEIIHSDDGSILLEVIYLERNLLKFLPETFLANAPNLRVLHLEENKLQKLPDTFLRESNHLEELYLDFNHLSNLPPGFVKPSLKRLVLSNNTWECSCSLYDELQNYRHLPKAGNGGYELGLKCSTPKHYIGKSLEAMQRSELCRSHGLTALFILLPLCFVLLIMLCWCCGRRKKSKEASFDLAKPETQLATVDRNGTKGFLDRQHHYVPCEVALPNDGEKNILLKNQLMLRPSAALLGSSRDLYEEVEIKLGASVDSLTHPEDSCPASPDLCIEEGDKFMEENKPDVEVVSVTEVLRDSADREKLYLAQSTDYYNLVPGIDLEDSDHCEYENVDLS, translated from the coding sequence GTCACTTGTTAAGGATGGTGATATCCTGGCAGTTTCTACTCCTTTCTGAGATGGCACTTGTCGAAGGTAACAGCAGGAACTGCTCCTGTTCATTAGCATCAGACTTCGAGACATATGACTTCAATATGAATTCTCAGATCTGCTGTCTAAATTTCTCCGGATCTACTGTCGGCACCCTTCGATGGAGCAACTTTTCAGGCATGTCTGAGCTAAAAATTCTTGACCTTTCATCGAGTTCAATTGAGGAAATAATACACAGTGATGATGGCAGCATCTTGCTGGAGGTTATCTACTTGGAGCGGAATCTTTTAAAGTTTCTTCCAGAGACTTTCTTGGCCAATGCACCAAATCTAAGAGTCCTGCACCTAGAGGAAAACAAGCTGCAAAAACTGCCAGACACTTTTCTTCGAGAATCCAACCATCTTGAAGAACTGTATCTGGATTTCAACCATTTGTCTAATCTTCCTCCTGGATTTGTGAAGCCAAGCCTAAAGAGATTAGTACTTTCTAACAACACCTGGGAATGTTCCTGCTCATTATACGATGAACTTCAGAACTACCGTCACCTGCCCAAAGCTGGAAATGGAGGATATGAACTGGGCTTAAAATGTTCCACCCCAAAACATTACATAGGAAAAAGTCTGGAGGCCATGCAGAGGTCTGAGTTATGTAGGTCACATGGATTAACAGCTCTCTTTATTCTGTTGCcactttgttttgttcttctgaTTATGCTTTGTTGGTGTtgtggaaggaggaaaaaaagcaAGGAAGCCAGCTTTGATCTGGCAAAACCAGAAACACAGCTGGCAACAGTGGATAGGAATGGAACAAAAGGGTTTTTGGACCGGCAGCACCATTATGTTCCCTGTGAGGTGGCACTGCCCAATGATGGAGAGAAAAACATTCTTCTGAAGAACCAGCTAATGCTGAGGCCTTCGGCTGCTTTACTAGGCAGTAGTCGTGACCTTTACGAGGAAGTAGAAATCAAACTCGGTGCCTCTGTGGATTCTCTGACCCATCCAGAGGATTCCTGTCCAGCCTCACCAGACCTCTGTATTGAGGAAGGAGACAAGTTTATGGAAGAAAACAAACCTGATGTTGAAGTGGTGAGTGTCACTGAAGTTCTGAGAGATTCAGCAGACAGAGAAAAACTATATCTCGCCCAGTCGACGGATTATTATAACCTTGTTCCCGGTATTGATCTCGAAGACTCTGATCATTGTGAATATGAAAATGTGGACCTGTCCTGA